CTCGATGCCCCGGAGCGCCGCCCAGGGCGACGTAAAAAAGGGGAAGGACTCCGGTTGCCCGGAGCCCTTCCGTGGGTGCGTCAGGCGCGGCGGCTGCGCTGGCTCGGCTGCACCGGTGCCTGTCCGTCCTTGCGGAAGACGTGGAGCGGTACGCCGGCGGTACGCAACTTGCGAGCGAAGTCGATCTGGACGCCCGATCCTTCGCAGACGATCGCTTCGACGGGACGCAGCGAGGCGATGCGGTCGTTGCGGAGGAACCCGCCCCGGTTGCCGTGGCGCTTGTCGAGGAACATGCGCACCAGCTTGACCTCGCGCGAGGCCGCCCACGACGCTGCGATGGCGTCGGCACCCTTGTTCATGGCGGTGGTCATCAGGACCATCGACGGGATGCGACGCTTGATCTGGTCGAGGCGTTCGAAGAGCTGCTCGTGGTCGTGCCATTCCATGCCGCCCGAGAAGGCGACAATCGGGCCGCTCGGGTTGTGCTCGTCCCGACGCTTTGCCGCGCGTGCCGCCAGATAGTCGGCACCGTCGATCATCGAGGCGGTCAGCTTGGACGACACCCTGCTGCCGCGGACGGTCGAGAAGGGCCGTCCGGTCTCGACGCGATACACGTTCCCGGCGTGGTCCCGCATGCAGCGCATCGCCTCGGCGCAATTCTCGAGGGTCTGGCAGAGCAGCTGGGTCTCTTCGAGCTCCACCGCGTAGATCTCCGAGGGGTCGTAGCTGCGCACCAGGTCGCCAAGTTTCTTGGCGGCGTCATCCTCACGGCCCTCGATGCGCTTGGCCACCATGT
The window above is part of the Sphingomonas sp. JUb134 genome. Proteins encoded here:
- a CDS encoding SLOG family protein, whose amino-acid sequence is MTKYSNFNDMGRAINERRADEHTTETYQGAFIEASEMAKLSIVSEAEKLDMPDPEQAAHAVEQMLATMFDVFRDTRMEEFAADLAWGFVNSFHMVAKRIEGREDDAAKKLGDLVRSYDPSEIYAVELEETQLLCQTLENCAEAMRCMRDHAGNVYRVETGRPFSTVRGSRVSSKLTASMIDGADYLAARAAKRRDEHNPSGPIVAFSGGMEWHDHEQLFERLDQIKRRIPSMVLMTTAMNKGADAIAASWAASREVKLVRMFLDKRHGNRGGFLRNDRIASLRPVEAIVCEGSGVQIDFARKLRTAGVPLHVFRKDGQAPVQPSQRSRRA